The Candidatus Accumulibacter similis genome has a segment encoding these proteins:
- a CDS encoding AAA family ATPase produces the protein MKLRMKIHKIKSISDLEIEFPVDKGLYAITGQNGSGKSTVVTCASTVFFNISMKDYLGATDSDASINFELNGATRTWNKNDKGRWVKNSTGGMSIKGFYEGSIIFGTRFRNTSYHILKKLDRLDSQQLKPADEFIRENLGKILHNNKNFYEKLFRISNSDTSDDIQFSGDIFYYEKGGRRVSQFHMSTGENLLVSILHSINLRNNDRASLDKPCILFLDEVELALHPSSLKRLVNFLKEMSITYNYAIYFSTHSIELIGGIKPENIFFLERHSDGSIEILNPCYPAYATRILYDHSGYDYIFLVEDDLAKEVTSRLLRDNNLLSSKLVHVLPCGGYTNVIDLAKEVVSSNLVGKNSKISVILDGDIKAEAQKYIAKHGISNNIPISYLPIESLEKFLKSTLHDNVDHSLFRLLNDFVFHQVSLTEIIDNYRSEVDSTHDKGGKKLYSRIDSELRNRNKSRSDLVEMVVNFLVTKNDHELQKIVEFLSRQLSASAA, from the coding sequence ATGAAACTAAGAATGAAGATTCATAAGATCAAGTCGATATCGGATCTCGAAATCGAATTCCCTGTGGATAAAGGGCTGTATGCCATAACGGGGCAAAACGGCTCCGGCAAGAGTACCGTAGTTACCTGTGCATCCACAGTTTTCTTCAACATAAGCATGAAGGATTACCTTGGCGCAACTGATTCGGACGCTTCGATTAATTTCGAATTAAACGGGGCGACACGAACTTGGAATAAAAATGACAAGGGCCGATGGGTCAAAAACTCAACAGGTGGGATGAGCATAAAGGGCTTCTACGAAGGAAGCATAATCTTTGGAACCCGATTCAGAAACACCAGCTACCACATATTAAAGAAACTTGACAGACTTGACAGTCAACAACTCAAACCTGCCGATGAGTTCATCAGAGAGAATCTCGGAAAAATACTTCATAACAACAAAAACTTCTACGAGAAACTCTTTCGGATTAGCAACTCAGACACCAGCGATGACATTCAATTTAGCGGGGATATCTTCTATTACGAAAAAGGCGGTCGCCGAGTCAGTCAGTTTCACATGTCAACGGGCGAAAATCTTCTTGTCAGCATATTGCACTCCATAAACCTAAGAAACAACGACAGAGCCAGCCTTGACAAACCATGTATTTTGTTTTTGGACGAAGTGGAACTGGCTTTACACCCGTCATCCCTAAAAAGACTAGTTAATTTCCTTAAGGAAATGTCAATCACCTACAACTACGCGATTTACTTTTCAACCCATTCGATTGAATTGATTGGCGGAATTAAACCTGAAAACATTTTTTTCCTAGAAAGACACAGCGATGGATCTATAGAAATTTTAAATCCGTGCTATCCAGCATACGCTACAAGAATACTCTATGACCACTCTGGCTATGACTACATATTCTTAGTGGAGGATGATCTCGCCAAAGAGGTAACCTCTAGACTTTTGAGAGACAACAACCTCTTGTCTAGCAAACTGGTGCACGTATTGCCATGCGGCGGCTACACAAACGTAATTGATTTGGCAAAAGAGGTCGTTAGCAGCAATTTGGTTGGCAAGAACTCAAAAATATCGGTAATACTTGATGGAGACATCAAGGCAGAGGCCCAGAAATACATAGCAAAACATGGAATTAGCAACAACATACCGATTAGTTATTTGCCGATTGAGAGTCTTGAAAAGTTCCTAAAGAGCACGCTTCACGATAATGTAGATCACTCTCTTTTTAGGCTTTTGAACGATTTTGTATTTCATCAAGTCAGCCTAACGGAAATTATTGACAACTATCGGTCGGAGGTTGATTCAACTCATGACAAAGGCGGGAAAAAACTGTACTCCAGGATTGACAGCGAACTAAGAAATCGAAATAAGAGCAGATCAGACTTGGTTGAAATGGTTGTCAATTTTCTAGTTACCAAGAACGACCATGAGCTTCAGAAGATCGTGGAATTCCTGTCGCGGCAACTTTCGGCCAGTGCCGCATAA